In Ctenopharyngodon idella isolate HZGC_01 chromosome 2, HZGC01, whole genome shotgun sequence, the following are encoded in one genomic region:
- the epb41l3b gene encoding band 4.1-like protein 3b isoform X4: protein MDSTPASVNHDDVKNSKPAVATDDLIDTETPEKKAEEMNSVEEENKTNSDESEQAPPTSVTKSCPYSSDPLGSELSLPSSPVSSTKVRRRRRESSRKRAASVSPAKTTAGCRRRQAQADRKAALLEEQALLLSARKQRLDQKRSGGTLFSFSLHLPDLSSLLDDDGYLTFPDLTELRFLPESLHHFMPIKSPSLIPCFLFIFFFLLSTSFSVPYALTLSFPLALCLCYLEPKAASLGTTLAQGFQDSSDDETDSEQSDFACDDDSTVTESDFEDNTDMRTQMSEEDKAEPEDVAVKPDHGVESSVAPQVEVCCETRVQTPSAGEKEKYMKALNEAIATGRRSSWAINREEEGAVLEGGALDSCHEDFLQIWDPKRQCIEVEDENKETSMEETTSETQEIPAGKQQVICHEEDEDLLQIWDQKNQSIEVEDEIKETAMEETTSETQEIPAGNQEFICPEEDEDLLQIWDPKHQSIEVEHENKETAMETPSGGEETTSETQEKEKLMLENEMSVLFHNSIESFDQGRFDEAFGDTFNCSHLLFFNEEDESINLETQYCGESTEQNQIEDQPQEKTINVEDKADPSCSQVDKQSAFQTSVLVKTKVSSCQNEENELVSGPHEEQEVASQEIKQEVHEHTVEQSEEQVKDVPVVQTETKTITYESSEVDANGDSDPGVLMSAQTITSENNSTTTTTHITKTVKDGISETRIEKRIVITGDTDIDHDQALAQAIKEAKEQHPDMSVTKVVVHKESEISPAEGDA from the exons ATGGACAGCA CACCAGCGTCGGTCAACCATGATGACGTGAAGAACTCCAAACCTGCTGTTGCTACGGACGACCTCATCGACACGGAAACACCGGAGAAGAAGGCCGAGGAGATGAACTCTGTGGAGGAGGAGAATAAGACCAACAGTGATGAATCAGAACAAGCCCCGCCCACCTCCGTCACCAAG TCCTGTCCGTATTCATCCGATCCGTTAGGATCTGAGCTCTCCCTCCCTTCCTCTCCCGTCTCATCCACTAAAGTCCGCAGAAGACGCAGGGAAAGCAGCCGCAAACGCGCCGCGTCCGTCAGTCCCGCCAAAACCACAGCGGGCTGCCGGCGGCGTCAGGCACAAGCCGACCGTAAAGCCGCGCTGCTGGAAGAACAGGCGCTCCTCCTGTCCGCCCGCAAACAGAGGCTGGATCAGAAGCGGAGCGGCGGCACGCTGTTCTCCTTCTCCCTCCACCTGCCCGACCTGTCCTCGCTCCTGGACGATGACGGTTACCTGACCTTCCCCGACCTCACCGAGCTGCGCTTCCTGCCCGAGAGTCTGCATCACTTCATGCCCATCAAGTCTCCCTCGCTCATCCCCTGCTTCCTCTTCATTTTCTTCTTCCTGCTTTCCACGTCGTTCTCTGTGCCGTACGCTCTCACGCTCTCCTTCCCGCTGGCGCTGTGTCTGTGCTACCTGGAGCCCAAGGCGGCGTCTCTCGGCACGACGCTCGCGCAGGGCTTCCAGGACAGTTCGGATGACGAG ACCGACAGTGAGCAATCCGACTTCGCTTGTGATGACGACTCGACGGTGACTGAG TCTGACTTTGAGGACAACACTGACATGAGGACACAG ATGTCCGAGGAGGATAAAGCCGAACCTGAAGATGTTGCAGTAAAGCCGGATCACGGTGTTGAG AGTTCAGTTGCTCCACAGGTGGAGGTGTGCTGTGAGACGCGGGTACAAACTCCCTCTGCTGGTGAAAAAGAGAAGTATATGAAGGCCCTGAATGAGGCCATCGCGACGGGGAGACGCTCTTCATGGGCTAtaaatagagaagaagaaggtGCTGTTCTGGAAGGTGGAGCATTGGACAGCTGTCATGAAGACTTTCTCCAAATCTGGGATCCGAAACGCCAATGTATTGAAGTTGAAGATGAAAACAAGGAAACTTCAATGGAAGAAACCACCTCAGAAACCCAAGAGATTCCTGCTGGAAAACAACAAGTCATTTGCCATGAAGAAGATGAAGATTTGCTACAAATCTGGGATCAAAAAAACCAAAGTATTGAA GTTGAAGATGAAATAAAGGAAACGGCAATGGAAGAAACCACCTCAGAAACCCAAGAGATTCCTGCTGGAAACCAAGAATTCATTTGCCCTGAAGAAGATGAAGATTTGCTCCAAATCTGGGATCCGAAACACCAAAGTATTGAAGTTGAACATGAAAACAAggaaactgcaatggaaactcCATCTGGAGGAGAAGAAACCACCTCAGAAACCCAAGAGAAGGAGAAACTGATGTTGGAGAATGAAATGTCGGTGTTGTTCCACAACAGCATTGAGAGTTTTGATCAAGGACGCTTTGACGAAGCATTTGGAGACACGTTTAATTGTTCTCACCTCTTGTTTTTTAATGAAGAGGACGAGTCCATCAACTTGGAGACTCAATACTGTGGAGAATCAACTGAGCAGAACCAGATAGAAGACCAACCTCAAGAGAAGACAATCAACGTTGAAGATAAAGCCGATCCTTCGTGTTCCCAAGTAGACAAGCAGTCAGCGTTTCAAACGTCAGTTCTTGTGAAAACAAAAGTGTCGTCCTGTCAAAATGAGGAGAATGAGCTGGTTTCTGGACCACATGAAGAACAGGAAGTGGCTTCACAGGAAATAAAGCAGGAAGTGCATGAACATACAGTAGAG CAGTCGGAGGAACAGGTTAAAGACGTCCCTGTGGTTCAGACCGAGACCAAGACCATCACGTACGAGTCTTCAGAG gtTGATGCCAACGGCGACTCGGATCCAGGCGTCCTGATGAGCGCTCAGACGATCACGTCAGAGAACAAcagcaccaccaccaccacacaCATCACTAAG ACGGTGAAGGACGGCATCTCAGAGACTCGCATCGAAAAGAGGATCGTGATCACAGGAGACACAGACATCGACCACGACCAG GCTCTGGCTCAGGCTATTAAAGAGGCCAAAGAGCAGCACCCAGACATGTCCGTCACTAAAGTAGTGGTGCATAAAGAGAGCGAGATCTCACCTGCTGAAGGTGACGCGTGA